Genomic window (Dasypus novemcinctus isolate mDasNov1 chromosome 10, mDasNov1.1.hap2, whole genome shotgun sequence):
agtttccatccatgtccagcctcttgcttcctggggatttctcttcctctgtctgaACTTCATTCCGCTTATAAGACTCCAccaataggattaagacacatcctgattgaagtgggccacaccttaattgaagcaGCCTCCTCAAAAGGCCTGacgttcacacccacaggaatgggttaaatttaagaacgtgtttttctaggatacatgcagcttcaaaccaccacatatgGCATCTTTCTCTAAACTGAGAAACTGGTGTCAATAATAATAACCCCTTATATTTATATAGCATTTGAGGCTTTTTATAGTGTTTTCACATCTAGTATCTCTGGGGTAGGTGAGAAAGAGATAAATAAACCAGAATACATATAGAAACAATGGCTCAGAACTTGCAACTTGCCTTAGTCTCATGGCCTGGGAATGACAGGCCTGGATCTAGACCCTGGGTTCCAATGACTCCAGTCGGTGTTTGTGCTTTCCAAGGCAGGACCACCTGGCTGTAATAACAGGAATGCCTTCAACTGAGTCTGTCCTCTGAGGTCAGCGTGCACTTGTAGGTCTCTTCAAATGCCTCAAGGAAAGAGGGCATTACTTCATCCACACTGATGTGCCTCTGCAGCTCCTTACTCAGGGAAGTGACACCTGTCCCCACCAGCCCACAGGGCACGATGTGTTCAAACCACGTCAGGTCCGTCGAGCAATTCAGAGCCAGGCCATGGGTGGTGATGTGCCTTCCACAGCGGACTCCTGCAAGGCAAGTCAAAGGTTCTTAGAACAGATGTCCTTCCCTCAGCTTGCTGCAGGACCTGACCCTTAGTGCAGTAAGGGGACTGGGCTAGATCCATTTTTTTCCAACTTTACTTTTGGAGCATCCAAATGGTTGTGCACAGataaggggaagaggagaaactAGAAGGGTGGAGGGAGGCTCTACAGCAGCTGCATTTACTATGTATGACGGGGTTTCCAGAAAATGTCTCGATACAGAGATTctgttgatttaaaaaattagtatgaAAACTACTAAGCCGCCTTCGTTGTTGACATTTTGTCTCACGGGAAGTAACCTGGAAGGTAATTCTCATGTCTCTCCATCCGTAAAAATTACTGTTGGACTAGATGGCGTCTGAAAGTCCTGCTGGCTCTGAATATAAGGTATCTGTGAAAACGCTTCAAAACCCTTAAACGCGTCCAGAAGTTCAGATTCAGAGGCCGCGCCATACACACCGCCTCCCAGACCGAGCTCCGCCCTCATTGGTCCAGCTCCCCCAGGCCCCGCCTCCAGCGCcccgccctcggccccgccccccggcgctCACCAATCGCGCAGATCTTGCGGTCTTCCAACCAGACGCCGGTGTACGGCGGCGGCCTCGCACGCGCGGCCTGTAGGCCCTGGAGGTCGCACAGGCGCACAGCGCACGCCTCCAGCGCCGCTACGTGAGTGCGCAGGCGCAAGCCGAGGCGCCGCAGGTCGAGCACTGGGTGGCAGAGCAGCTGCCCTGGGCCGTGGAAGGTGGCCAGGCCGCCGCGGCCTGTGGAGCGGACCTCGGCACCCAACGTCCGTAGCCGCGCCGCCTCCTCGGGAGTCAGGCCACCGCGCAGCCCGACCGTGTACACGGGCCGCGCGGGCTCGCTGAGCAGGAGCGCGCCCGCCTGAGTCGCGGGCCGGGCGTCGGTGCCTGGCTCGGCCAGCAGCCGCCGCAGCCAGCTCTCCTGCAGCTCCAGCATGTCCGCATAGGCGACTCGGCCCAGCCGCACCAGCCGCACCGCGGGCCGCATCGCGCCACCCGAGGGCTCCGCGGGACCCCGCCCCTGTCAGGGCTCGGGGTTTGcgccgggaggggcggggacTCGTGGCCCCGCCCCGAACCGCCGCTTCTAAGTGCCAGTTACAAGCTGGTGGGAGACCGTGACCCCAGGACTAAGCGCAGGTTATGGCTCATCCATTCAGTCATTTCATACCAATATTTAGTAACTGCCTGTGTTTTGCAGGCCCTGTCCGAGGTGCTTGAGATAGCAGTGCAAAATATACGAGAAAAGAGAGATCTGTCTTCGTAAGCTTACTTTTAGTGGAGGgtgcagacaacaagcaagtatttaaaaagttattccaCATAGTGGTAAGttctatgaaaagaaaaatagaacagggCAATGTGGTGTGTCCTGGGTTGACTGTCCTCTGAAGGAGGAGATTAGCGTGCAGgtttattgggggtggggggtagaggtGGTTTTAGGAAATATACTTGTGAGAGTAATGGAAGCAGGATCAGTCAGAGGGAGAAGCTGAACTGCAAAACAAATGTAGCAGAAATCTCAGCCAGTTCTAGGGATTCTTTGAAAGGGGGATGACCTTTCAGAGATGTTACAAATTAAAGCATGGGGGACAGAAATTTATATCCAGTCTTTAGATACAGGCTGCACTTTGGCAAGGTGCTTCCTTCGGGGACTTACAATTCCCGGAGAGGGACTCAATTATAAGCCATCAGCAACCAACTCCCAGAAGCTGGGGGAAAGACGGGCTTGGTTCTGAGGGTGGATCTGAGCAGCCACACCACAGCATCCATTATATTGTAAATGGAGTGACATTTTAAACTGTGCTAAATTCATTCATTGTTACTAAGTACCATCAACTATGTGTTAGGCCCATTGCTAGGTAATAAGGATAGACAAAGCTATCCCATCCCCGTGTTCTTAAATAGCCAGAACCCAGATTTCATGCCCTCAATCTATCCTCTGAATCTGTCTTCCATCCTCCAATCAAAGATTGCTCagctgaaaagagagaaaatgagggagaagaaTTTTCAGTATGCAGAAAGTATAAAGAATAATATGTAAAGAATAttacaaattttaatatttgcttccggtctttttttttttaaagaaatactgtaggaaaacaaaagaaaaaagcataaatAGCATGTTACTAGTTttgcaaaactgaagaaaatattctGAATATTGATACggtttttgtttatgtatgcatGAAACATGTTTAGAAGGCTACACAAGAAACTGGTAACATTGATTGCTCCCCTGGGtggctggaaaacagttaaagactTTGACATAAAACTCCTAaacaaatattagcaaattgataAATTAAGCAATTTATAAAAGGGTTAATATATCATGACTAAGTAGTCTTTATCCAGGAATTCCAAGGTTGGCTTAACATtataaaatcaaacaatataattcactgtaaagaagaaaacaacataTTGTTCTGGCAAATGCAGAAATAGCAGTTGACAAAAATCAAGATCTATTCTGACTAAAACTTTCagcaaactaagaatagaagagaAATCTGATGAAGGGCATGGCATCAGTCAGGGTTCAGGCAAAAGGAGAAACTAGAcaagatttttaattaaaatttttattttgagaaaatggTATACTCACAGttttctctaatgaaaatatcttgcaggaagcagatgtggctcaagcagctgggtacctaccacatgggaggtgctgtGCTAGgctcctggttcctcctaaagaagacgagcaagacagcaagctgatggaaTGGGCTGGTGCggcaagctggtgcagcaagatgacgctatgagatgacacaatgaggaaacacaatgagaggcataaagcagggagcagaggtggctcaagtaattggccgcctccctcccacatgggaggtctcggttcagttctctgtgcctcctaaaaagaagatgagcacacaataaacagatagtgaatgcaaacaatggcgggggggggggggcggggaagggataaatttttaaaaaatagacatctTGCAGAACTATTATACAATATCACAACCAGTATATCACAGTGATACAATTAAGTTACAGAACATTTCCCATCACCAAAAGGTCATGTTGCTCTTTTATAGCCACACCTCCCCCTCTTACCCccggcaaccactaatctgtgttatataaatggactcatactgTATGTAACTGTTCGGAATTtgctttttcactcagcataattctctggagaCTCCTGCAGGTTGTTGTGTGTAtcaattgtttcttcttttttcctgctGAGTCAGTAGTCCATGGTATGTATGTACCaaaattttgtttaaccattcacctgcCAAAGAATTACTGGgttctttctatttttcagatattacaaataaagctgctgtaaacacttatgtacagatttttgtgtgaaccttagttttcatttctctggggtaAGTGTCCAAGAGTGCAATTGTTGGCCTGTATAGTATTTgtatgcttaatttttttttttttaaataaggcaaGGGACTTTTTAATCACAGATGATGTGAAACGAATGCCTCATCCCCAAAATAAATGTTGgggtattgtttttttaaaaaatttattgaaatatatcacccacacacaaacataacataacataataagtgtatagtacaaaacaaacatataaaatcatacaggaatcttataactcaccctaccaccatcACCTTACAGTTTTGTTGAaccttttaaattaattattaaagagcattgtcaaagtactactactaaccaaagtattttccccgaaccctccctattattattatctttgtcatttatatataaacatacataaacaagtgtatagtaaaagttgtgaacttacaaacaaacatgcataacatcatacaagggtcccatacatcaaccctccaccaacaccttgcattgtcatgagatgtttgttacaaattacgaaagaatattgtcaaaatcttactactaattataatccttatcttacatttggtgtgtttttcccccaacacatttttatttttaggtttttgatccattttgagtcagtttttttttttaaagatttatttatttatttaattttcccctctcccctggttgtctgttcttggtgtctatttgctgcgtcttctttctttgtccgcttctgttgtcgtcagcggcacgggaaatgtgggcggcgccattcctgggcaggctgctctttcttttcacgctgggcggctctcctcacaggtgcactccttgcacgggggacacccttgcgtggcacggcactccttgcacgcatcagcgcagcgcatggccagctccacacgggtcaaggaggcccggggtttgaactgcggacctcccatatggtagacggacgccctaaccactgggccacagtCCATTTCCCTGAGTCagtttttggataaagtgtgagatagaggtcctctttccttcttttggctatagagaTCTAGTTCTTTCAGAACTATTTTGcagaatggactgttctgcccaagctgtgtgggtttaacaggctagtcaaaaatcactggaccatacatgtgagggtctatttttatgacaagttgtaaacttagGAACTAATCATGCAAACATGCAGAATTTGatttatgtcattttattttcactactcttttgacacttttagttacttttattgatataatcttcgtttctagactcttccaggcctctcctgtcttttcttttcaggctctagcacactctttagtatttcctgaaattctggtcttttgcttagaagttctctcaatttctgtttatctgtgaattttctaatcttgccctcatttttgaaagacagtcttgctggatataaaattcttggcgggaagtttttctcttacattatcttaaatatatcaggtcactgtcatcttgcctccatggtttctggtgagaaatctgcacttaatcttattgagtatcccttatatgttataaattgcttttctcttgctgttctcagaattttctctttgtctttggcatttgacattctgatgagtatgtgtctcagagttggtctatttgggatttttcagatgggagtacattgtacttcttggacatggatatctatgtccttcaatagggttgggaaattttctaccattatttctttaaatattccttctaccccttttcccttttcttctcctctgggacacccatgacacatatgtttgcacatctctggctgtcatttagttccttgagaccttgttcaattttttccattcttcatctgtttttttgtatgttcactttcagagaccattttttcaagctcaccaatcctttcttctgcctcctcaaatctgctattatatgatgccaatgttttttaaattttatttattgagtctttcattcccataagatctgctatttttctatgtatgctttcaaattcttctttgtgctcatccagtgtcttcttaatatccttgatctcttttgtcatctcattgcatttattaagatatttgtttgaacatctataattaattGTCTCAGCTcttttatatcatctggaggcttatcttggtCCTTTAACTGTTTAACTGGGTCATAgtttcctgttccttggtgtagATTATACTTTTtggttgttgtcttggcatctggattactagagtattttttctgggtgcagtttttctctttagtgtaGGGTTTCCTGTGCTTTTTCCCTTGATggctgtgcagtaggagccaaggatgtaattggtgctataaactatgaaggctcaagctgccctcattgccccaggtactgaggaagcttctcccaactttctcctttcccagaagtAGGGACAGattcacagttgtgtggaataatccaagttttgcaggcctagactgtagttgcccagagagactgatggagcctcacatccctttctcccctgcctggggcatggatggagctgcaggtgtgggcagcaatctatgcagtgcaggtccaagatgaccacagttgttcCAGTAGACTTTTAAGTTTTCTGTTTGTGCCAGCCAAAATTACCCTCAGTTGCCTGGATAGAatggtgctgagctagccagcttccttcctgctagaggtggggctgaagcctaggctagggctgcaggctgatctgggtgaaagaaaccggttcctgccatcactgtgatatttggtcaggccgGCTTCcgctcaggctgggggtggagtcaaaatggcggccccGGGCCTTTTTCCAACTTCAACAAATTCTCctcccagctgttcctagggttattccttagccatccaagtctacccatcagtagctgaaatcggcagccaacagtctcctcctcccctgtttttgggaagtggagcttctaattcaggtcacagaacagctcctggggcggcttgtgccaccagagtaggataatcaccggcctctgcAACTTGGcctgcaatttcccagagaggctggcacaggttcctcccagccagaggtggcactggggagtaggctagagctgcaatctgacctggatggaaagaagctagtccccaccagcactgggattttcagtccaccccgctttcCCTCGTGctaggcgtggagttaagatggcagctcccagcctctttctgacttgacaggctcaaactttagctgttctcaggattatactgtcgCCCGCTGAattttactcctcagtagctgaaattgtgcccaaccatctctttctcccctgttttggggaagtggagctttcaattccagccatggaacagctcctgaggccgcttgtgcctccagtggaggatgggcactggcctccagggtgtggagcctctacttagtagtcttctctgcagatgggcagcctcctccttccactccttcaaagacattgcaggatgctcttctggcctcctggagccgtcaaacaggtgcttcagctagctccagagagctctgggtgtttgctgactgccctgtagcaggagctgactctaggagctccttactccaccgccatctcgCTGTCTCCTGcatgcttaatttttaaagaaactgccaaacagctttctttaagaaaaaaagaaaaaaaaaagatttctttctttctttatttgtttctctccccttcccccccaccccggttgtctgttctctgtgtctatttgctgcatcttctttgtccgcttctgttgtcatcagcagcatgggaatctgtgtttctttttgttgcgtcatcttgttgtgtcagctctccgtgtgggcggcgccattcctgggcaggctgcactttctttcgcgctg
Coding sequences:
- the LIPT2 gene encoding octanoyl-[acyl-carrier-protein]:protein N-octanoyltransferase LIPT2, mitochondrial is translated as MRPAVRLVRLGRVAYADMLELQESWLRRLLAEPGTDARPATQAGALLLSEPARPVYTVGLRGGLTPEEAARLRTLGAEVRSTGRGGLATFHGPGQLLCHPVLDLRRLGLRLRTHVAALEACAVRLCDLQGLQAARARPPPYTGVWLEDRKICAIGVRCGRHITTHGLALNCSTDLTWFEHIVPCGLVGTGVTSLSKELQRHISVDEVMPSFLEAFEETYKCTLTSEDRLS